A region from the Irregularibacter muris genome encodes:
- a CDS encoding NUDIX hydrolase, translated as MRWIDTIEKYVPWNEQEKKDKEVILQCISTFNDILTRENQIAHMTSSAFIINKHKDKVLMVYHNIYQSWSWVGGHADGEEDLLYVAMKEAKEETGVKNISILEENILSLDVLPVEGHIKKGKYVAPHLHLSVTYLMEADEEEKLIIKPDENSDVQWIPLEEVGVYSTEPYMIKIYNKIRLKLKKFDE; from the coding sequence ATGAGATGGATCGATACCATAGAAAAATATGTACCTTGGAATGAGCAAGAGAAAAAGGATAAAGAAGTAATTTTACAATGTATCAGTACCTTTAATGACATCCTAACAAGGGAAAACCAAATTGCCCATATGACAAGTTCTGCATTTATAATCAATAAGCATAAAGATAAGGTTTTGATGGTGTATCATAATATCTATCAGTCTTGGTCATGGGTAGGGGGGCATGCTGATGGAGAGGAAGATTTGTTGTATGTCGCAATGAAAGAAGCCAAGGAGGAGACAGGAGTAAAGAATATTTCTATTCTTGAGGAGAATATTTTGTCTCTGGATGTTTTACCGGTAGAAGGACATATAAAAAAGGGAAAGTATGTGGCACCTCATCTTCATTTATCTGTAACCTATTTGATGGAGGCTGATGAAGAAGAAAAACTTATCATTAAACCCGATGAGAATAGCGACGTTCAATGGATACCCCTAGAGGAGGTAGGGGTCTATTCTACTGAACCCTATATGATAAAGATATATAATAAAATAAGATTAAAGTTAAAGAAATTTGATGAATAG
- a CDS encoding NAD/NADP-dependent octopine/nopaline dehydrogenase family protein, translating to MSRKIAILGAGNGGYATAAHQALNGHQVNLWSRSDKNLKPILEKKGITIHGEAGEGFARLNYVSTDIGQVIKGVEVIFIVLPSFAVESVVEKCIPYLEDGQIMVLNLASTGTALRINEILKKYHVNKKIYITEFSSLTYGCRINKPGEVTVQLLAKNIKCANFPSKDNEKIYPILKEFYPDLVLAENVLETSLNNGNPVTHPAPSLLNAGRIEYSDGEFYLYTEGITPSVVKVIEAVDGERIQICRQFGFEEIPVEKRLARIGYTDKAESLYKQYSKSDVFSQMKGPGSLQNRYITEDIPYGLVVWASLAKTIGAQTHNMDSIITLASSLLNRDLWYEGWTIDKLGLEGMNFEEIQQYLFTGEPFGNFEYSA from the coding sequence ATGTCAAGGAAAATAGCGATATTAGGCGCAGGAAATGGTGGTTATGCTACTGCTGCTCACCAAGCATTAAATGGTCACCAAGTAAATTTGTGGTCCAGAAGTGATAAAAATCTCAAGCCTATCTTAGAAAAAAAAGGCATTACAATTCACGGGGAAGCGGGAGAAGGATTTGCTCGGCTAAATTACGTTTCCACAGATATTGGGCAGGTCATTAAGGGAGTAGAGGTTATTTTTATTGTATTACCCTCCTTTGCTGTAGAATCTGTTGTTGAAAAATGTATACCTTATTTAGAAGATGGACAGATAATGGTTTTAAATCTTGCCTCAACAGGAACGGCCTTAAGAATAAATGAGATCCTGAAAAAATACCATGTGAATAAGAAAATTTATATCACAGAATTTTCCTCCCTTACTTACGGGTGTAGAATAAATAAACCAGGGGAAGTAACTGTGCAGTTACTAGCTAAAAATATAAAATGCGCCAATTTTCCTTCTAAAGACAATGAAAAAATATACCCTATACTCAAGGAGTTTTATCCAGACTTGGTTTTGGCGGAAAATGTTTTAGAAACAAGTTTGAACAATGGAAATCCTGTAACCCATCCGGCACCATCTTTATTAAATGCTGGGAGAATAGAGTATAGCGATGGGGAATTTTACTTGTATACCGAGGGCATTACCCCCAGTGTGGTCAAGGTCATTGAAGCAGTGGACGGGGAAAGAATTCAAATTTGTAGGCAGTTTGGGTTTGAAGAAATACCTGTAGAAAAAAGATTAGCCCGCATAGGATATACCGATAAAGCAGAAAGTCTATATAAACAATATAGTAAAAGTGATGTTTTTTCTCAAATGAAGGGACCGGGATCCTTACAAAATAGATACATCACCGAGGATATTCCTTATGGATTGGTGGTATGGGCATCCTTGGCCAAGACCATTGGCGCTCAAACCCATAACATGGATTCCATCATCACCTTAGCCTCTTCTTTATTAAATAGAGATCTTTGGTATGAAGGCTGGACCATAGATAAGCTAGGTTTAGAGGGAATGAATTTTGAAGAAATTCAGCAATATCTGTTTACAGGAGAACCCTTTGGAAATTTTGAATATAGCGCATAG
- a CDS encoding sensor histidine kinase codes for MKLRKDPTVKKSFLTLIIGLFVITAVLIGSMYILLSGTPLYKGEINKILMTNIGIMVLGIVCNGALFLYVIKGFINRLEKISFTIDRIMDGDLSYVSHYSEDEEGILSRLEFQFYQMGRRIKLNLEDVKHEKENIKSLVADISHQIKTPLASIKMFNDMLLEEQLNVQEREEFQKSIKAEVEKLEWLSNSLIKITRLEAGVIQLRKEQRDIKVTILQAINGIYLKALEKNIQINLEQIESINIPHDTKWTQEAIFNVLENAVKYTSEKGQIKVSVEKLETYIKIDIEDTGIGIGQEEIGNIFNRFYRGRSPIVVNTEGSGIGLYLSRRILEKQGGNIIASSEEGKGTIFSIFLTLQNCKDGERVL; via the coding sequence ATGAAACTGAGAAAGGATCCCACGGTAAAGAAAAGTTTTCTCACTTTAATTATTGGACTATTTGTTATAACTGCAGTCTTGATTGGAAGTATGTATATCCTGTTGTCTGGTACTCCTCTTTATAAAGGAGAAATCAATAAAATCCTTATGACCAATATTGGAATAATGGTTTTAGGTATTGTCTGTAATGGAGCCCTATTTTTATATGTAATAAAGGGCTTTATCAATAGGCTAGAAAAAATTTCCTTCACCATCGATCGGATAATGGATGGTGATCTTTCCTATGTTTCACACTATAGCGAAGATGAAGAGGGAATCCTATCCCGACTAGAATTTCAATTTTATCAAATGGGACGGAGAATAAAATTAAACTTAGAAGATGTAAAGCATGAGAAAGAAAATATCAAGTCCTTAGTAGCAGATATATCCCATCAAATAAAAACACCCTTGGCGTCCATAAAGATGTTCAATGACATGCTCTTAGAGGAACAGTTAAATGTACAAGAAAGGGAAGAGTTTCAAAAAAGCATAAAAGCTGAGGTAGAAAAGTTGGAATGGCTGTCCAATTCTCTAATAAAAATAACTCGATTAGAAGCGGGGGTCATTCAACTAAGAAAGGAGCAAAGGGATATTAAGGTAACCATCCTTCAGGCCATCAATGGAATATATTTAAAAGCTCTAGAAAAAAATATCCAAATCAATCTTGAGCAAATAGAAAGTATCAATATTCCCCATGATACCAAATGGACTCAGGAAGCTATTTTCAATGTATTAGAGAACGCGGTGAAATATACCTCAGAAAAGGGACAAATCAAGGTGAGTGTGGAAAAATTAGAGACCTATATCAAAATAGATATAGAGGATACGGGCATAGGAATTGGTCAGGAGGAAATCGGTAATATTTTTAATCGATTCTACCGAGGAAGATCTCCTATTGTGGTTAATACTGAAGGATCGGGGATTGGACTTTATCTTTCCAGAAGAATTTTAGAAAAGCAAGGGGGGAATATCATTGCCTCCTCCGAAGAGGGAAAAGGAACAATATTTAGTATTTTCCTTACTTTACAAAACTGTAAGGATGGAGAAAGAGTTTTGTAA
- the ybaK gene encoding Cys-tRNA(Pro) deacylase, with the protein MAYKTNVMRILDKMKIEYTSHCYVDTGAISGMDVANALHQNSEQVFKTLVTLGSNNQYYVFLVPVAEELDLKKAAHCVKEKSIRMIKSKDLLKITGYVHGGCSPIGMKKSFTTTIDQSATYFETIIFSAGKIGYQVEISPEELKKVIAFNLADVVYSK; encoded by the coding sequence ATGGCTTATAAAACCAATGTAATGAGAATATTAGACAAAATGAAAATAGAATATACAAGTCATTGTTATGTAGATACAGGGGCTATTAGCGGAATGGATGTTGCAAATGCTTTGCATCAAAATTCTGAACAGGTGTTTAAAACTCTGGTCACCCTAGGGAGTAACAATCAATATTATGTATTTTTAGTTCCGGTTGCAGAGGAATTAGATCTAAAAAAGGCTGCTCATTGTGTCAAGGAAAAATCAATTAGAATGATAAAATCCAAGGACCTATTGAAGATTACAGGCTATGTCCATGGAGGATGCTCACCTATTGGGATGAAAAAAAGCTTTACAACCACGATTGATCAGTCAGCAACTTATTTTGAAACCATTATATTTAGCGCTGGGAAAATTGGATATCAGGTGGAGATTAGTCCAGAAGAATTAAAAAAGGTTATTGCTTTCAATTTGGCAGATGTTGTTTACTCAAAATAA
- a CDS encoding response regulator transcription factor, whose protein sequence is MKKILLVEDDQSLNRGINFKLTKEGYKVFSASSIEEARENLREQEIDLIILDVTLPDGNGFDFCQEIRQRRNTLIVFLTACDQEVDVVTGLDMGGDDYITKPFSLTILISKINALLRRNIPSALGKIISKDLEFFPEKMVLIKKGKEIFLSKTELKLLTYLMKNPQQIITKEQLLSQLWDIDGCFVDPNTVAVNVRRLREKIEDDPSNPLYIKTVRGIGYTWNEGCHAL, encoded by the coding sequence ATGAAAAAGATATTATTGGTAGAAGATGATCAATCTTTAAACCGAGGAATAAACTTTAAATTGACTAAGGAAGGTTATAAGGTTTTCTCTGCCTCCAGCATAGAGGAAGCCAGGGAAAATCTTAGAGAACAGGAGATAGATTTAATTATCTTGGATGTTACCCTGCCCGATGGCAATGGTTTTGACTTTTGTCAGGAAATCCGACAGAGAAGAAACACCCTCATTGTCTTTTTAACGGCCTGTGATCAAGAGGTGGATGTTGTGACAGGATTGGACATGGGAGGAGATGATTATATTACCAAACCCTTTAGTCTAACCATCCTCATTTCTAAAATAAACGCCTTGCTCAGGAGAAATATTCCTTCGGCTTTAGGAAAAATTATTTCAAAGGATCTAGAGTTTTTTCCCGAAAAGATGGTATTGATCAAAAAAGGTAAGGAGATCTTTTTAAGCAAGACAGAACTTAAACTTTTGACTTATCTTATGAAAAATCCCCAGCAGATTATCACCAAGGAACAATTATTGTCCCAGCTCTGGGATATTGATGGATGTTTTGTTGACCCAAATACTGTAGCGGTAAATGTGCGACGACTGCGAGAGAAAATTGAGGATGACCCTTCCAATCCCCTTTATATAAAGACGGTTCGTGGCATTGGATATACTTGGAATGAAGGATGTCATGCCTTATGA
- a CDS encoding trans-sulfuration enzyme family protein, translating to MFKETDKDFTFETDVLSKGAYTRYPVTNPEALPIYMTTAFNVEDLEDLQKRYDEKGFCYNRNRNPNRSCLIELISYIENGEDSICCSSGMAAISTAVIALTQAGDHILSDRTLYGESLEIFTDILGKYGVETTFVDFTNLDEVKSSIKSNTKILYTETVSNPMIAVPDLKAIGDIAHENNAYFIVDNTFMTGALVKPLELGADLVVNSLTKFASGHSDAVSGSVTGSKDLIAKCYKLQVLLGSQSDPFSSWLVQRGIRTIELRVKRQAENAAALARALEKSPYVIKVNHPCLADHPQHELAKQQFKGYYGGMLSIVLPEDKDKMNEFMRNLNFAHYAMTLGGYRTTLSYPAMSSHYEVPREERLRMGITDGLLRISCGIENENDLVKDFMDALEKAYS from the coding sequence ATGTTTAAAGAGACAGATAAGGATTTTACATTTGAGACCGATGTACTTTCAAAAGGAGCCTATACAAGATATCCAGTAACAAACCCTGAGGCACTTCCCATCTATATGACAACAGCTTTTAATGTTGAGGACTTAGAGGACTTACAAAAAAGGTATGATGAAAAAGGATTTTGCTACAATAGAAATAGAAATCCTAATAGATCATGTCTTATAGAATTAATATCATATATTGAGAATGGGGAAGACTCCATATGCTGTAGCTCAGGCATGGCAGCTATTTCAACAGCTGTAATTGCTCTTACCCAGGCAGGGGATCATATTTTATCAGACAGAACCCTTTATGGTGAAAGTCTGGAGATATTCACAGATATATTAGGAAAGTATGGTGTAGAAACCACATTTGTTGATTTTACAAATTTAGATGAAGTAAAATCATCTATAAAATCAAATACAAAGATTTTATATACCGAAACCGTTTCAAATCCTATGATAGCCGTTCCTGATTTAAAAGCTATAGGGGATATTGCTCATGAAAATAATGCATATTTTATTGTAGATAATACATTTATGACAGGTGCTTTAGTAAAACCTCTTGAATTAGGTGCAGACTTAGTTGTAAATAGTCTTACAAAATTTGCAAGCGGACACAGTGATGCAGTAAGTGGATCTGTTACAGGAAGTAAAGATTTAATAGCAAAGTGCTATAAGCTTCAAGTTTTGTTAGGTTCCCAATCGGATCCATTTTCATCTTGGTTAGTGCAAAGGGGAATTAGAACAATAGAACTAAGGGTTAAACGCCAAGCTGAAAATGCAGCAGCCCTTGCCCGGGCATTAGAGAAGAGCCCTTATGTAATTAAGGTAAATCACCCATGCCTTGCAGATCATCCCCAACATGAGCTGGCAAAACAGCAATTCAAGGGTTATTATGGTGGAATGCTTAGTATTGTACTTCCAGAAGATAAAGATAAGATGAATGAATTTATGAGAAACTTAAATTTTGCACATTATGCCATGACCTTAGGTGGCTATCGTACAACTTTATCCTATCCAGCCATGAGCTCACATTATGAAGTGCCGAGAGAAGAAAGGCTTAGAATGGGCATTACAGATGGCCTCTTAAGAATCTCATGTGGTATTGAAAATGAAAATGATTTAGTAAAAGATTTTATGGATGCTCTAGAGAAAGCCTATAGCTAA
- a CDS encoding helix-turn-helix domain-containing protein, producing MNHLYIGDTILRLRKEKDLTQEQLANMVGVSAGAVSKWENGNSTPDIALLSPLARALNTSLDVLLSFHRELSESEVISLKQKLREVFLHEGYVPGESKCKIYLEEYPNSVYLKLVIAGLIQMYAMMSDGTTEEDIKSRMEYSLSLLCQVVESKEPKYVSHALFSIASIQMILENYEESEKALQELSNSFIDPMVLYSSLLQKQGKAKDAQHLCKSMLLQYLNQSTAMLAILGNISKDKGDYQKADVYLDALNHVQKIFKIGMGSGAYQYCKLYIELGKKEEASKWFRKYVDGLLDAGYDYSDNPYFEDMPLEVDVQGQKIIRKRLLQSLIENPEEELIGFQEYKQAMDQLKEAVLKI from the coding sequence ATGAATCATTTGTATATTGGAGATACCATTTTGCGTTTGCGAAAGGAAAAAGATCTTACCCAGGAGCAGTTAGCAAATATGGTTGGGGTTTCAGCGGGAGCAGTGAGTAAATGGGAAAATGGAAATTCCACACCGGACATTGCTTTATTATCCCCATTGGCCAGGGCATTGAATACATCTTTAGATGTCTTATTGTCCTTCCATCGGGAGCTTTCTGAATCAGAAGTGATCAGCCTAAAACAAAAATTGCGGGAGGTTTTTTTACACGAGGGTTATGTCCCAGGGGAATCGAAATGTAAAATATATTTGGAAGAATACCCCAATAGTGTATATCTGAAATTAGTTATCGCAGGTTTGATTCAAATGTATGCTATGATGTCAGATGGGACCACAGAGGAAGATATAAAATCAAGAATGGAATATTCTCTATCCCTTCTTTGCCAAGTAGTGGAAAGCAAAGAGCCAAAGTATGTCTCCCATGCTTTGTTCTCCATTGCCAGCATTCAAATGATATTAGAAAACTATGAGGAAAGTGAAAAGGCACTTCAAGAACTTTCAAATTCATTTATCGACCCAATGGTATTGTATTCATCTCTTTTGCAAAAACAGGGAAAGGCCAAAGATGCTCAGCATCTTTGCAAAAGCATGTTATTACAATATTTAAACCAGAGTACAGCCATGCTGGCCATCCTAGGAAATATCTCAAAGGATAAGGGAGATTATCAAAAGGCAGATGTATACTTAGATGCATTAAATCATGTGCAAAAGATATTTAAAATAGGGATGGGTTCAGGGGCTTATCAATATTGCAAACTATATATTGAGCTTGGGAAAAAAGAGGAAGCAAGTAAATGGTTTAGGAAATACGTAGACGGATTACTTGACGCCGGATATGATTATTCAGATAATCCCTATTTTGAAGATATGCCTCTAGAAGTAGATGTCCAGGGGCAGAAGATAATAAGAAAAAGATTATTGCAATCACTTATTGAGAATCCAGAGGAAGAATTAATTGGATTTCAAGAGTATAAACAAGCTATGGATCAATTAAAAGAGGCTGTTTTGAAAATATAA
- a CDS encoding ABC transporter permease has protein sequence MKKHLKLSLKYMLNYPKRTIAMILSIFLSIFFIVTMGSLSQSSRNADVLNVKKATGAQHVIFREVNQGDIHQIQSNPKVKKLANMFYYDTWMARNGLRVNLLGGEENILYMEDTKILTGRFPTKGKEIALEEWVLERLNLSKKIDQTLNIPLQQGGEPQEFKLTGIIKDRADEKSTGNMEGYVAYHKENLLGREEHINSLVEFKEKTDIPREIKALGKSLNLKDEEILPNKMLLNAMGNLEGIDWELVKIAFVLMLVGGMVIYSVYNISSLKRIQQYGILRAIGSTKKQLIYMMLGEIGIIYVIGAILGVLAGSVFVHLFKGINMDLFTVEGLGGKLDIILISPRAIQLALIIGLGSVLAAGGRAIWMAGRISPIEAMKRNTQDKKIEFKDREGWIEGHLDISNRISYRNLMRNKKALLFTAITMTIGCSIYMVGSFRAEMFDRDREYYNNIYKSKAYEFTLNVNEGAPIKQVYSLDEIKELEKLPQVEDVLARGVVYSRLEFPTTALNGNFGRNYLKYMQKRDMALRVQSAAPVEGKSGFAFESEDKRKTTIRNTILGLSPEELKPLEKDLKAGHLPDLKAEELQGLVYIPKATEKGTFVSATGKEKKEPVIDLKVGDKIKVAYPKEGYEKSIENYLLIMDYEKYKEAYIDKEITITGMIEELPVQDNFHLGTSNAPYLLMTEEGFKEFTGMDGYRIISIDMKDNASRTQYQELQKKVQKLSEVIPGTNLMNQVELQKSTEESGRQYKTLRNTIAGILIFISGLSIYNNINYNLLSRLREHGILKAIGLTQRQFKKMIQFEGLAYGWISAFFACSISFLIQLGTFLYWAYISPFPLYQKQFFLQWQPYILVLVINLIIGYLATLGPIYQVNKTEITEEIRTVE, from the coding sequence ATGAAAAAGCATCTTAAATTATCCCTAAAATATATGCTTAACTATCCAAAACGAACCATTGCAATGATCCTAAGTATTTTCCTCAGCATCTTTTTTATTGTAACCATGGGCTCCTTATCCCAGAGTTCACGAAATGCGGATGTACTCAATGTAAAAAAGGCAACCGGTGCTCAACATGTCATTTTTCGAGAAGTCAACCAAGGGGATATTCATCAAATTCAGAGCAACCCTAAGGTAAAAAAATTGGCCAATATGTTTTATTATGACACATGGATGGCAAGAAATGGCCTAAGGGTCAATCTCCTTGGAGGGGAGGAAAATATCCTCTATATGGAGGATACAAAAATTCTAACAGGAAGATTCCCCACCAAGGGCAAGGAAATCGCCTTAGAAGAATGGGTGTTGGAGCGTCTTAATCTATCGAAAAAGATTGACCAGACTTTAAATATCCCCCTACAACAAGGGGGAGAGCCCCAAGAATTTAAATTAACAGGTATAATCAAAGATCGTGCAGATGAAAAATCTACTGGAAATATGGAGGGCTATGTGGCCTATCATAAAGAAAATCTCCTGGGAAGGGAAGAACATATCAATTCTCTGGTGGAGTTTAAGGAGAAAACAGATATTCCAAGGGAAATCAAAGCATTGGGAAAGAGCCTGAATTTAAAGGATGAAGAAATCCTCCCCAACAAAATGCTCTTAAATGCTATGGGAAATCTAGAGGGAATAGACTGGGAATTAGTAAAAATTGCTTTTGTCTTAATGCTAGTGGGTGGAATGGTCATCTATAGCGTATATAATATTTCTTCGTTGAAGCGAATTCAGCAGTACGGTATTCTAAGAGCCATAGGCTCTACTAAAAAACAATTGATCTATATGATGTTAGGCGAAATAGGGATCATCTATGTTATAGGTGCCATATTGGGGGTATTGGCAGGCAGTGTTTTTGTTCATTTGTTTAAAGGGATAAATATGGATTTATTTACAGTAGAAGGTCTAGGAGGGAAACTGGACATCATTCTTATCTCCCCAAGGGCTATTCAACTAGCCCTGATTATAGGATTGGGTTCTGTGCTGGCAGCAGGGGGGAGAGCGATATGGATGGCAGGAAGAATTTCTCCCATTGAAGCCATGAAGAGAAATACTCAGGATAAGAAAATAGAATTCAAGGATAGAGAGGGTTGGATAGAGGGGCACTTAGATATATCCAATAGGATTTCTTATAGAAACCTCATGAGAAATAAAAAAGCATTACTTTTTACTGCCATTACCATGACCATAGGATGCTCTATCTATATGGTAGGTTCCTTTAGGGCAGAGATGTTTGACCGGGATCGGGAATATTATAACAATATCTACAAGTCTAAGGCCTACGAATTTACTCTTAATGTCAACGAGGGTGCCCCGATAAAACAAGTCTATAGCTTAGATGAAATAAAAGAATTAGAAAAGCTTCCCCAAGTAGAAGATGTTTTGGCTAGAGGCGTAGTCTATTCCCGACTAGAGTTCCCAACGACAGCGCTAAACGGAAACTTTGGGAGAAACTATCTTAAATATATGCAAAAAAGAGATATGGCTCTTAGGGTACAGTCAGCAGCTCCCGTAGAAGGAAAGAGTGGATTTGCCTTTGAGAGTGAGGACAAAAGAAAGACCACTATTCGTAATACTATTTTGGGATTATCCCCAGAGGAGCTAAAACCCTTAGAGAAAGACTTAAAGGCAGGACATCTTCCAGATTTAAAGGCAGAAGAGCTTCAAGGGCTTGTGTATATTCCCAAAGCTACTGAAAAAGGCACCTTTGTGAGTGCAACGGGAAAAGAAAAAAAGGAGCCAGTTATTGACCTTAAAGTAGGAGATAAAATCAAAGTGGCCTATCCAAAGGAAGGCTATGAAAAATCCATAGAGAATTATCTTCTCATCATGGACTATGAAAAGTATAAAGAGGCCTATATAGACAAGGAAATTACCATAACAGGCATGATTGAGGAACTTCCCGTACAAGATAATTTTCATTTGGGAACTTCAAATGCTCCCTACTTATTGATGACAGAAGAAGGTTTTAAAGAATTTACAGGAATGGATGGTTATCGGATTATTAGCATTGATATGAAGGATAATGCCTCTAGGACCCAGTATCAGGAACTACAGAAAAAGGTACAAAAGCTTTCCGAAGTTATCCCAGGGACAAATTTAATGAACCAAGTAGAACTTCAAAAAAGTACAGAAGAATCAGGACGACAATATAAAACCTTACGCAATACGATTGCAGGGATTCTGATTTTTATTAGTGGATTGAGCATCTATAATAATATTAATTACAACTTACTTTCAAGACTAAGGGAACATGGGATATTAAAGGCTATTGGCCTTACCCAAAGGCAGTTTAAAAAGATGATACAGTTTGAAGGGTTAGCCTACGGATGGATATCTGCCTTCTTTGCCTGTAGTATTTCCTTTCTCATCCAGTTGGGAACCTTCCTGTATTGGGCTTATATTAGTCCTTTCCCCCTTTATCAGAAACAGTTTTTCTTACAATGGCAACCCTATATCCTGGTGCTGGTCATTAATCTCATTATCGGGTATTTAGCCACCTTAGGCCCTATCTATCAGGTAAATAAGACAGAAATAACAGAGGAGATTAGAACGGTAGAATAG
- a CDS encoding ABC transporter ATP-binding protein: MNILETKALKKYYSNGATTVKAVDNVDCTVREGEFVAIVGTSGSGKSTLLHLIGGLDRPTEGKVLIDGKDIYTMKDENLAVFRRRKIGFIFQSYNLIPVLNVWENVTLPIELDGKRVDEEFITDLLKTLNILDKKKSLPNQLSGGQQQRVAIARALATRPSIVLADEPTGNLDSKTSIEVINLLRYSVKKYHQTLVIITHDEKLAQMADGILRLEDGRIMERGE; encoded by the coding sequence TTGAACATATTAGAAACCAAAGCGCTAAAAAAATATTATTCCAATGGAGCTACTACTGTAAAAGCAGTGGATAATGTAGATTGTACAGTAAGGGAAGGGGAGTTTGTGGCTATTGTGGGAACCTCGGGGTCAGGAAAGTCTACCCTGCTTCATCTCATAGGAGGATTAGACAGACCTACAGAGGGAAAAGTGTTGATTGATGGCAAGGATATTTACACCATGAAAGATGAAAATCTAGCTGTTTTTAGAAGAAGGAAGATAGGATTTATTTTTCAATCCTATAACCTCATTCCTGTGTTAAATGTATGGGAAAATGTTACCCTACCTATTGAACTGGATGGCAAAAGGGTTGATGAGGAATTTATCACCGATTTATTAAAAACATTAAACATCCTAGACAAGAAGAAATCCTTACCCAATCAACTTTCAGGGGGACAACAGCAGCGCGTGGCCATTGCCAGGGCACTAGCCACAAGACCTTCTATCGTATTAGCGGATGAGCCGACGGGGAATTTAGACTCCAAAACCAGTATCGAGGTAATCAATCTATTAAGATATTCTGTAAAAAAATATCATCAAACATTAGTCATTATTACCCATGACGAAAAACTAGCCCAAATGGCTGATGGAATTCTTCGCTTGGAAGACGGTAGGATTATGGAAAGAGGGGAATGA